One genomic segment of Paenibacillus sp. FSL H8-0332 includes these proteins:
- a CDS encoding methyl-accepting chemotaxis protein codes for MGIRRSKAAIVIILLLSVGLYGLWMEMYWVHKVVYMLLMAVLAGLVLDIRRGGVLGAGQLAEARSKVELLGNEIVVTSDRLHGALEEITRHTGGLQQTADYSHAYEVELQTRSNEAKANIEGAFATMGGVAAVTGHLGELNGRLNAAMQAARTGMADMLDSLKNTDGVMEELQEQSGDMLGKFTVLSGHIALVEEMNTLIVGIGNETSLLALNASIEAARAGEAGRGFAVVAGRIRQLADQSRDSVERSTAVLRDLNHGVRQVLESVTKEQTAVAHGVNEVAKVKRRLGDISARVEEVGVIVTESAAAAERQSRLIDEVTGELSGAVGIVNETIAGVDLTLEQVTRQRTQIGQLNEISASLLLESQTLQQSVNGIAGRKVIELSQYTARLEEMQTVLQEIAAKQEMCAADADIHGRVLTACKNKVPDVQAIWSNRTDGTFIYSEPAAGLLNAKRRDWWNGAMTEGQYVSQPYVSAITKRSCITLSRAITNGDGKIVGVVGIDLAV; via the coding sequence ATGGGAATTCGCCGGAGCAAGGCCGCTATCGTTATTATTTTACTGCTGAGTGTGGGGTTGTATGGCTTATGGATGGAGATGTACTGGGTACATAAGGTTGTCTATATGCTGCTGATGGCGGTGCTTGCCGGGCTTGTGCTGGATATCCGCCGGGGCGGAGTGCTCGGAGCCGGGCAACTGGCGGAAGCCCGGAGCAAGGTAGAGCTGCTCGGCAATGAGATCGTTGTGACCTCAGACCGGCTGCATGGTGCTTTGGAGGAGATCACCCGCCATACCGGAGGGCTTCAGCAGACGGCAGATTATTCGCATGCCTACGAGGTGGAGCTGCAGACCCGCAGCAATGAGGCGAAGGCCAATATTGAAGGCGCTTTTGCCACAATGGGCGGAGTAGCGGCGGTTACCGGACATCTTGGAGAATTGAACGGAAGGCTGAACGCAGCCATGCAGGCGGCGCGCACGGGGATGGCAGATATGCTGGATTCGCTGAAGAATACAGATGGGGTCATGGAGGAATTGCAGGAGCAGAGCGGAGATATGCTGGGCAAATTCACCGTGTTAAGCGGACATATTGCGCTGGTGGAGGAGATGAACACCCTGATCGTAGGCATTGGCAATGAGACCTCGCTGCTGGCGTTGAATGCCTCGATTGAAGCTGCGCGGGCCGGGGAAGCGGGCCGGGGGTTCGCTGTGGTCGCAGGCCGGATCAGGCAGCTTGCCGATCAGAGCCGGGATTCCGTGGAGCGCTCAACGGCGGTGCTGCGGGATCTCAATCATGGAGTACGGCAGGTGCTGGAGTCGGTCACGAAGGAGCAGACTGCGGTTGCGCATGGAGTGAATGAAGTGGCGAAGGTGAAGCGGCGTCTCGGGGATATCTCGGCCCGGGTGGAGGAAGTTGGGGTCATAGTTACGGAGTCAGCGGCTGCGGCAGAGCGGCAGAGCAGGCTGATCGACGAGGTGACCGGCGAACTGAGCGGTGCAGTAGGGATTGTCAACGAGACCATTGCTGGCGTAGACCTGACTCTGGAGCAGGTAACCCGCCAACGGACACAGATCGGACAGCTTAATGAGATCAGCGCAAGTCTGCTGCTGGAATCTCAGACCCTGCAGCAGTCGGTGAACGGCATTGCCGGACGCAAAGTCATTGAGCTGAGCCAATATACGGCGCGGCTTGAGGAAATGCAGACGGTGCTTCAGGAGATAGCAGCCAAGCAGGAGATGTGTGCAGCGGATGCGGACATCCATGGCAGAGTTCTTACGGCCTGTAAGAATAAGGTACCGGATGTGCAGGCCATTTGGTCCAACCGGACGGATGGTACCTTCATCTACTCGGAGCCTGCGGCCGGGCTGCTGAATGCGAAGCGCCGTGACTGGTGGAACGGGGCGATGACGGAAGGGCAATACGTCTCGCAGCCGTATGTCTCGGCCATTACCAAGCGTTCCTGTATCACGCTCTCCAGAGCAATTACGAACGGCGACGGGAAGATTGTGGGTGTGGTGGGGATTGATCTGGCAGTTTAG
- a CDS encoding GNAT family N-acetyltransferase: MSNFRVKDPYQVCPSFETEHFFVRLVKIEDAEDLLECYSDPVSNRLFNSDNCMNNFNIQTLEKMKEHIGFWLYEYERKYYVRFSIVNKSTAKSIGTIEFFTRNEPEKEYGNIGILRLDLGSEFEISNVITELLQMIEDYFYDYFGANSIVTKAIPFGEQRRLSLKQLGYQIFDDPQIISYNDYFIKMMGFN; the protein is encoded by the coding sequence ATGTCGAATTTCAGAGTGAAAGATCCATATCAAGTGTGTCCAAGTTTTGAAACAGAACATTTTTTTGTAAGGTTAGTAAAAATCGAAGATGCTGAAGATCTTTTAGAATGCTATTCCGATCCTGTTTCTAATCGTTTGTTTAACAGCGATAACTGTATGAATAATTTCAATATACAGACATTAGAAAAAATGAAAGAACACATAGGTTTTTGGCTTTATGAATACGAAAGAAAATATTATGTACGTTTCAGCATTGTTAATAAGAGTACAGCGAAATCAATTGGGACTATTGAATTTTTTACAAGGAATGAACCTGAAAAAGAATATGGGAATATTGGAATTTTGCGGCTTGATCTTGGTTCTGAATTCGAGATTTCGAATGTAATTACCGAGTTGTTACAAATGATTGAGGATTATTTTTATGACTACTTTGGAGCAAATAGTATTGTTACAAAAGCAATACCTTTTGGAGAACAAAGAAGATTATCACTTAAGCAGTTGGGTTATCAAATTTTTGATGATCCTCAAATCATATCTTACAACGATTACTTTATTAAAATGATGGGATTCAACTAA
- a CDS encoding NAD(P)/FAD-dependent oxidoreductase, giving the protein MSKYDVIVVGAGPAGIFACYELTLKAPELKVLLVDKGHDIYRRNCPILEEKIKLCPPASGRKEFAGCLPACSITAGFGGAGAYSDGKFNITTEFGGWMTDYLPPSKVLELIEYVDGINLEHGATPVITDPTTESIRGIEQRGYAAGLKLLRAQVRHLGTEQNLEILKSIYEYLRTRIDMLYKTEVADIVTVKESGTHRITGITLKNGESHEAALVMIAPGRDGSAWLTEVLKKRRLKMYNNQVDVGVRVETSDVVMREINEHLYEGKFIFNTSVGTRVRTFCSNPSGHVVVENHSGAMAANGHSYKDPALGSKNTNFALLVSHTFTEPFDKPNEYAREICKRANDLSSGGVIVQKYGDILRGRRSTETRIKEGFLEPTLKEAVPGDLGLVLPYITMKSLIEMVEALEKVTPGIASEHTLFYGVEAKFYSARPKLTDEFETEISGLYCGGDGAGITRGLAQAGAAGVWIARGMMAKNAQEVSVQPAGV; this is encoded by the coding sequence ATGAGTAAATATGATGTAATTGTTGTTGGAGCCGGTCCGGCTGGAATATTCGCTTGTTATGAATTAACGCTAAAGGCCCCTGAGCTGAAGGTGCTGCTGGTGGACAAGGGACATGATATCTACCGCCGCAACTGCCCGATCCTGGAGGAGAAAATCAAGCTCTGTCCGCCCGCCTCCGGCCGCAAGGAATTCGCCGGGTGTCTGCCGGCCTGCTCCATTACTGCGGGCTTCGGCGGTGCTGGCGCATACAGTGACGGCAAATTCAACATTACAACCGAATTCGGCGGCTGGATGACGGATTATTTGCCTCCTTCCAAGGTGCTGGAGCTGATTGAATATGTGGACGGGATCAACCTGGAGCACGGGGCAACCCCGGTCATTACCGATCCGACGACGGAGAGCATTCGCGGCATTGAGCAACGGGGATATGCCGCCGGGCTGAAGCTGCTGCGGGCGCAGGTCCGTCACCTCGGAACCGAGCAGAACCTGGAGATTCTGAAATCGATCTATGAATATCTGCGGACACGCATTGATATGTTATACAAGACGGAAGTAGCAGACATCGTTACTGTCAAAGAGAGCGGAACACACCGCATCACAGGTATTACGCTGAAGAACGGGGAGAGTCATGAGGCCGCTCTGGTGATGATTGCTCCGGGACGGGACGGCTCGGCCTGGCTGACAGAGGTGCTGAAGAAGCGCAGGCTCAAAATGTACAATAACCAGGTCGATGTCGGGGTGCGTGTAGAGACCTCGGATGTGGTGATGAGGGAGATTAATGAGCATCTGTATGAGGGCAAATTCATCTTCAATACCTCCGTGGGTACACGTGTCCGCACCTTCTGCAGCAATCCCTCGGGGCATGTGGTCGTGGAAAATCACAGCGGAGCGATGGCCGCGAACGGGCACTCCTACAAGGACCCGGCGCTGGGCTCGAAGAATACCAACTTTGCACTGCTGGTCTCCCATACCTTCACGGAGCCGTTCGACAAGCCAAATGAATATGCCCGGGAGATCTGCAAGCGGGCGAATGATCTGTCCAGCGGCGGGGTCATCGTGCAGAAATACGGAGATATCCTGCGGGGCCGCCGTTCTACGGAGACCCGGATCAAGGAAGGATTCCTGGAGCCTACGCTGAAGGAAGCGGTACCGGGCGATCTCGGTCTGGTGCTGCCATACATCACGATGAAGAGCCTGATTGAAATGGTTGAAGCTTTGGAAAAGGTAACCCCAGGCATCGCCTCCGAACATACCCTCTTCTATGGCGTGGAAGCGAAGTTCTATTCCGCCCGTCCGAAGCTGACGGATGAGTTCGAGACCGAAATCTCCGGCCTCTACTGCGGCGGCGACGGGGCAGGCATTACCCGTGGACTGGCCCAGGCCGGGGCGGCTGGCGTCTGGATTGCCCGCGGGATGATGGCGAAGAATGCCCAAGAGGTTAGCGTGCAACCGGCAGGAGTATAA